Below is a window of Leishmania panamensis strain MHOM/PA/94/PSC-1 chromosome 30 sequence DNA.
AGGAGGCCCCCACAGTCCCACCGCCTCGTTGGATGAGAAGCATCGGCACCAGCTACTGTTGGCGGTTCGGACAGGAGAGTCGCCTCTGCGGGTGCCACCGCCTCAGTGGTGCCATGCTGCACGTAGAGACGCTTGATGCCAAAGTGCTGGTGCAAGGCGGCGCAAACGCGGGGCTGCACCATTGCCTTCACCAGCGAGGGGAACTTTGTCGACCCCACCGTCACCAGCGCGTACGCCTCCTGCTCGGCAGGAAGAGACCGGAGGCGATGTCCTGCGTCGCCTGTGGCACGCACTTCCTCAGATCCAACGTACACCAGCGTtccacggcggcgtcgccgagcCACAACTCTCTCCAGAGCACGCCAGTGCACCGTAAAGATGTCCGCCAGCCACGGCGCTAACAAGCGCCCTGTCAGGGAGGGGTGCGAGACGCAGGTGAAGGACTCCATGTAGACAATGGCAGGGCGCCCATACCACCACGGCACACACGATGCCACGCCAACGGCCGCCGCGAtcacaggcacgcacacgccaggACCATTCGTGAGCAAAACGTCCGGCCTCTCAGTACAGACAAGTCGAAAGCACGCAAGGGTCGCCTTGAGTGTGGTGACGACCGACGTCAGGTAGCTCTGACCCACctcgcgtgcgcgtgggATGGCGTGCACGATAGCGCCTCTCTCGAAGCcttgctgctccagctgtgAGGCCAAGCTGCGCGAATGTGGATCGGTGGTGCTCACGACGTAGAACGGACGCGTGTTTAACCAGTAAGAAGCTGGTAACTCCGCAATGGCGCGCAGCATCTCACTTGTGTGTCCACCAGAGCCCAGCACCACGCCAACCTTCATGGGGCCTCGGTGCGGCGACCGCAGTGCGAGGGGCACGTAGTGCACAACGCCGTGCCACAGAGATGCCAGGAATGCACATCCAAGAAGAACAATGAGAAGCCACATGTGTTGCGGTTGCCTTTGCATGTACACCCATGTGTGCCAGTCTGCGTAGGCGTGCACTGCAGGCAGAGCCAGGACTAGAGTCGCACGCCGCCACTGACAGAGTCGCGCATGGGTCCACCAAAGAGGAATGAAAGAGGCGgttggcagcagcggatgtGGTGGACGTGGCAAGccaaaggagaaaggagaaagagagaacatCACGAAAGGCTACGCAGAgaagtgaaaaaaaaagggaggggaggggcagaacGGCGCACGTCTGAGCTTCGGCCTGCACTGCAGAAGGTGGAGTATTAGTGATGGGGTGAGAAGGCCCcaacacctcctccaccccttcctctttcgcttcgCTGCGCATGCTCTCATGTCTGCTGGattgggggagaggggggggttgaCGAGGAAAGGTTTGCGCATTCGCAACATTtagaaggaagagggaagcatCCAACGTAGAGGCACAACAATGTCATTACACCGCACAGAGGACACGCAAGGGGCACCCAAAAAAAAGACTGCAGTCCCGCTTGCACAGTCaccgtgtgcatgtgcgggTGACTTCGTAAGTGGACGCCATAACCGACATAAATTTGCACTGGGGGTGAGGGGACCACAGTCTGCAGTTGTCAACGCAGGTTGCTTCGATGTTGAGCGCAAAGCATCGTCGTCGAGGAGCCCAACATAACGCAAACATGCATGAGCAAAGGCTACTTTGTGGTGGCTCCTCGGCGCTTCGGCGGGGCTGCCACCCACTCGTAGGAAACCAGCTCTTCCTCCGCAGTCGAGGCAGTCACGCCCAGCGCGTCGCGCCGTAGGGCACCCAGGCCGCCACGACCCTCGTCGAGATTTTGGCGAATGCCGTCCACCACTTGGCCGCCGTGAGCGCCGCGGCCCCAGCGGCGACTCCCGTCACAGCCTACATCCCAGCTAACGGACACAACGCGGTCGTCCAGCAGCGACCCGTCGAGTCcctgcaccgccagcactgcGGCCGCCTGTGACTCGAACACAACAAAGCAGAACCCGCATGGGCACCGCGTTGCCTCGTTGAGACCCATTACGATATCACGGATGTGTCCGCAAGGACTGAAGTGACTGTacagctgctcctccgtcgTGTAGAAGGACAAGTTGCCCACGTACACGGTAGTGCTGTAGTTGAGCTGCTCCTGTCTCCGCTCCTGGAACTCCTCCGCCGTCAGGAGAGACCGAAGCAACTCGTGGCGATCCACATACTGCATTCGGGGGACTTTGTCCACCAAATCGCTCGACATTCGTATCAACGGGGCTCAGTCCTAATCCCCGCAATGCGCGGGAGGAtaggaggggagaagatgagggtgagagggagagagagaaggttAAAGGGACAGTAGGcaagcaagagaagggggaagtaGAGACAGACATGATAAGCGCCTCCGTGGGGGAAGAAGGGTGGTACGCATATAGAAAGAAAGACGTGCATGCACATGTAGGCGTTGGCTGACAAGAATGTGcctgctgtctctctcggtgcagtagcagcagcacatcgtGGTAGTTACCTGACGCCTTCGAGTGCCTACTGTGATCCACTAATGATGTTCGCCCACTGAGCAACGGGCTTGAATGTGCAGCTGAAGTGgtggaaaaaaaggagcacgTTCCCTTCCGCTCCCTCTCGACCCGGAAGCACAGCGAATACTACGTGTATGTCACCGATGTCTACATGAGAAAAATGttgcacatgtgtgtgtgtgtgtttatgTATATGTGCCTGGATGCATTGATCGGTGACTGAGTTGGTGGTTGCGTGTATGCCGGTACTTCTTTCCGCTAGCCATGGAAGgatggtgagagagaagccagGCAGACTGGCGGGGCAAGACGGGTGGGTGGCAACGAAGCGATAGGCGTTAAACTGGAAAAATTGATCATCAGCTGAGCTCTCGAAGGAGTgacaagagaaggggaacAGAGAATGAGGAATcttaagagagagagagagagcaaggaGAGCGATATGCGTGCTTTAAACTACTGTCGGTGGTGATGCAGTACCTTgtcccctcgctctctctctctcttaaaACCTCCATTCTctgctcgccgccgctctccttccccaatctctctctcttccactacTCCAGACGTGCCTTTAAAccaaaaagaaacacacacggCTGGGGAAAGAAAATAAGCAGAGTGATACAGCGCCATTGTGCTGAAGGCTGCGCAACGGACGACAAGCACACGCCCTCGCACTCGAAAGATTCGGCtaggaggaggaaagcaaaGAACAACACGCGGGCAACAGACAAACCAAGAGATCATTAGGAGAGGCCAAcactcgacagcagcggacACTCACAGTGTGCACAGCCTCACCCGCCCTGAAAGCATCTTCTTGCGTAGAACGTTTATGCATGTGTTCGGAAGCGAGTTCTGGGTCTAGAAGGAGCAccacatctctctctctctacctcaGGCAGTACTGTCCTTCAGTCAGATGAgtgggaaggaaagagcaaGAAGGCATGACGAGATACACGAGCATAAAGGTCGATGCTAACAGTGCTTAGGGCTCCTCTTCTCTAGCAGACCCGGCACTACCGAAATTCATCATCTCTGACccaccatcagcaccgccggcggtgccaccgcgTTTCTTCTGGAGGTATTCACGATAGCGTTGGCCACGCTTCGCATCcgactcagcagcgccgtcgcgaTCCGGTCTTGCAGCCCTCGGTGGCACACTTGGTGACTTCACCTCGTCAACGCCTTCGCCTGGAAGAAATGGCGAGGTCAGCTGGTACCCAAGCTCTGCCTCAACCAGCTTCCTCCCATCGATGATGCGCTGCCGAACCGCCGGATTCTCTACGTCATTCGGGTTATGCACCTCGATCCCAACTATGGACAACATCTGCTGAGTAAGTTGGAAGAAaacggtggcggcgaggaagggaatcatgagcggcagcagcttgTTCACGTAGGAGCCAAACAAGAGCCCAATGTCCATGTTGCTGCGGTAAACGTGACCGTAGGCCACGTCCACGCGCGTCTCATTCGCAGTGGACGAGAGGCCGGAGATAAGCAGAAAGTTGAAGCacagcggcatcagcagGCGCACCAGGAAGGTCTCGTTGAAGCAGAGCGATGCGTTATCAGCAATGCTGGGGTAGATCACATAGACGTCATGGACCTTAAACTGAAAGGCGGCCCAGTAGGCGCAGTAGGCCATGTAGAAGAGCAGAACGACAGACCCGATGAAGTGAATCGAGCTCTTCATCATGAGTTCGATCACACCAAGCGGCTTGCCGGCCCAGTcccgcagcggcatcgtCAGTTCGCTCCACAGGATGAAAATTGTCAGCACCGAGCAGACAAAACAACAGGTGTAGTAGACGTACTGCCGAATTGGGAACCACATCCTCTTCAGGGGGTTGTTGGTGCCTTTGACTCCACGCACAATCTGATCCAGCGAGCCGCACTTGCGCACTGTCGAGTTCCAGCGGTAGTTGGCACGGTTCACAATCTTTATCGCCTTCTTGAGCCGTTGATTCAGTGTCTCGAGGTGAAGGAGCGAGACATCGTTGCGGTCCGCTGACGGCACTGCCTTGACGCGCAGGGCAGCCATGTGGTACATGGGAATCTCCCGGTCGGCGGCAGAGATGAGCTCCAACATAAAGGCGAGGTGAGGGCGGTCCTCCTCCGAGACTTGGGGGTCAATGCTGATGAGTTCTGCCTTTATGGCTGCCAAGTCCATCGCAGCAAAGTCGAGGTTCTCCTGAATGTCGGTGGCCTCGTACAGCTggctgcacagcagccgcttcgCGTCGGCGTAGCGCCACAGCATACGCGGCACCCCGACCAGGCCAGCCGGCATGAACAGCGTCAAGATCAGCAGGCCCCACGCGTTGGCGAGCGAGATGACGACCTTCATGACATTCGAGACGGATCTGTAGGAGTCCGTTATGATAACAAAGTAGCACAGCGCCACGAGTATAATGGCAATGATGACGGCGTATAGAATAAGGTTCATCTTGATGGAGTGCAGAAGCCGGCCCTTCACAGTGAACTCGCCTACCTCCGTGTACATCTGCGCCAACGGCAGAGACACCCACGCGCAGAAGTATGTCACAGCGAAGATAGTGATCCAGATGGGCCGCATCCAGTTCTGCTTCTGGCTGGGGTCGTTCTGAGCTGCCAACGAGGCATCGACATCCACAACCAGCAGGGGGAAGGGTAGCATGCACACGTACAGCGCGATCACGTGCCACACAGCGCAGGCAATTGGCATCCGCTTAATGGACTCCTTTGTGTAGTAACGGTAGACGAGCAGGCAAACCCCGAAGGCCAGCACGAAGAAGATGACCGTCACAGCAACGTACCCGCTCGACATGATGATGAAGTGGTGCAACTCTTTCGCTTACTAAAATAAGCTCCGCAAGGAAGAGGTCTGCGAAAGAGGTTGGCTAGAGATGTGCAATacggcacacgcacgagcacAGAACTGCACGCCTACTtactcccttttcttttatgcgtttgcttgcttgcttgcTCCCCGTTCCCTACGCACGAGAGCAGCCACACAAGTGATAATAGACCCTCTGGTGTTGCAGAGGTTGTTGCCGCAGTCGCAGGCGGCGTCTGCTGATGGGTGCGGTGTGGGCGGCGAAAGTTCCAGAGGTCAAGCGATAACGACGAGGGTACACACAGTCCCCCACCAATAAAACtgcaaaacacacacacacacacacgcagtgcGTAGAAACGCAGAtaagggggggagaagttACAAAGACGTCAATAACAGAGAGGCgcaacccccccccaaagAGTACAcgggggtggaggggtgaAGCTGAGCAATGCACCAGAGAGGCACACGGCTGTTGTTTCCCCCCGCTTCTTGTATCGAAgactctctttcctttcacGTACTACCCGCTCACCGTCAACGGTCGAGTCTGGTCGGAGACGATCCGCACACGAGAATaagaaaaaaacagaagctcgccgccaccgcagcgcaggccTCAACTGATCCGATAAGGAACCGAACAAACAGAAacaaaagaggaagaagaagaggaggcagctGAGCGCAGCACAGCTTTCGAAATACGTGCCCGGGGTGTAGAGGTGGCCCGTGTGACACGACAGAAAGCACAAAAGAAACAGCCGCGCCACAGCTCaggcgcgcgagagagggggagtcacacacagagggaatGCGAAAGACGGATAtggggaaggaaaagacgcAGGCGCCCTGACCCCCTTTGCAAACGTCACTCTGCGATTTCCCTCTCCGTCACAACGCACAAGCCAGCCTACCACAGCCAGAGACAGTCCGAGAGAGCCTCGCACGCctgcacagagggagagacacaagAAAAGAGCCAGAAAcgagaacaacagcagagaagcaaacgAGGCGAGACCAGGCACACGTGCGTATAGAAAAAAGCAACGCAGAAAGCAGCCTTGATTACGCCTCGAGCGCCGAGAGGCCAGCGTATGCACTCACCTACGCTGTCTTTTATCGGCTACTTGGGGTGTGGGTATGCCAATGTTTtacaaggagaggggggcacgtACCAGATCGACAAGGGGGTTACGCAGCATGCGAGCCAAGCAAGAGGCTGGCGactgagtgagtgtgtggcttcgtttgtgtgtgtgtgtgtctctgcgtTTGCCCTCACTCTAGCACACGAGCAAGTCACAGGAAACACACGAAGGAGAAACTAAAAGAAAGTTGAGTTGGATGTGTCCGTGAGCTTGTTTGTGCGGAAAAATTTTGTGAAGAGGacaggtagagagagagagaagggaaggagggaggcggcggaggaacGTGATTCAAGCAGGGCCTTGTAGTCGCTTCCCATGCAACAGCGAGAAGTGTacgggggagagaaaaaaaaaaacagagagcgGAATGTTGagcagagaagcggcagagatGACCAAACGAAAATGGTGAAATAAAGGGGCGGCAGAAAAGTGAACGGCGCATgagacgtgcacacacacctacatTTAAGTGGGACGGGGCACATCTGTGTCTGGTTGGGTGCGTGCTTGGAAGTCTGCGCACAGAACCTTCGCTCTGCCTTTGAGCGCGATGATTCGCAACACATTGGGGCACCTCTTCGTTCTTTTTCGAGGTGCGCCGCACCGTACCACAGCCGCCTCAGCGCACCAACAGAAGTGGATACacaggggggggaggggggcaacgGCGCACCCCTTCGCCGCTTGCCGAAGAAGTGCGCAGGTGGAAAACGACAGCACAGCAGTTTAGAAGCCTTCATTGCAGTAGGCATGAcgccatttttttttttggtctgttttccctcttccgTGCTTGTCATTCTGCATCAAAGCAGTCCACACTCACGCGCACAGAAGTACAAAAAGGTCCGCAGTTAGGCACACGTATACGAGGGGTGTGcttgtgggggggggggggggaggagggtgccCCTTGGCAGACAGCGTGCTACGGTTGCTTTATTAGAATAATGTTGTTACACAATGCACTGGGAAAGGCGGTGTGGGCATACGAGGCGACAGtggagtggggaggaggtaTTGCACAGGTCGCATGCACGCGTCcgcccgctctctcttctcgctgtctTACCTGCACGGACTTCTTTTCTCAACCTAAGTGGAGGCTGCCTCCTCGGTCTggtgagtgagagagggtaTGCGCGAGGCTCCGTGGATAACGACCCCTGTATCTCCccgccacccacccctctGACCCACGTGCATTCATGCGTCGTCCTTGGTTTCGCTAAAGGCTCTGGCGGCGGGCGGCgcgctgtgtgcgtgagggACGCGAGTCGCATCTTCCCCTCGCGCCCCTCTGCAGCCTGTGCAAACTACTTCTGAGTTGAGCACGTCCTCCTTCTTTTCATGCGTGTTCTGCACTCTCTACCTTCACAGCGAGTACATCACGCTGCTCGAGCACCGAGACGAGCTCGTCGCGCAGTGGGTTGGGCTCCATTGCCTTGAGCTGCAGTGCCCGGCGGTTCTTGTCCATGGTCTGCTTTGTTAGCTTCtgatgcagctgcgtcacctCACCCTTGCTCATCTCCTTCGTCGGCGCTGCCAACTCACcaatcgcagcagcagccttctTCTGGTACTCAGCCAAcgacttcttcgcctcctcgagAGCAGCCGGCAGCTCCTCATCGCTGGTGTGCAGCACCGTATCAAGGcgttccttttccttcatgaccagcaccacctcctccttcatcttTGCTACCTCTTCGGCTGACAGCTGACCCGCCTTGGCACCGCCCTTACCAGCCCTCTTCTTTACAGGCAGGCCAGAGTCGACAAGCACGGCACCACGGCTCTTGAGCTGGCGCTCGAAGGCATCGATGTCGACCTGTCGGGCCTGAGCACGCAGGCGTTCCTCGTTATccagcttctgctgctggagcgcagCGTAGCGCTCCTGTGCCTTGGTCCACTCCTGCtccttgcgcttctcctccgcctcctgcgccgcctttcGGGCTCCCAGCTCCTCGGTCACCTCCTCAGGGTCGCTATCGCTGCCCTCGTTGGGATCGCCCCCAGTGGGGCGCTTCTCGAAGATAAACTTCTTGCGATCCTTGTCACTCTCGCGTGCCTCCTTGAGGACGGCGTTTTGCCTCGCCATTAACGCGTTCTCAAGGGCTTGTAGCATCTTGTCGTCCATCGATGGATCCTTGGAGATGTGCTCGAAGATGGAGAGGAGCAGTCTCTCGTAGTTGGGGGAGTCGTGGAAGCTGGAGTGCACGAAGTTGTCTGTCACTCTTGCCATAGCCAGCGCGTATATCTGGCCCTTCTTCAGCTCGCCATACTGAAACGTGTAGATGTCCTTGTTGCTCGGCATGACtggtgcgtgtctgcgcgtTTGGGGATGGAAAGTGTTGGTACAGAAATGCAGTAACAATAATGAGAGATGAGGCACGTGTTAGACGTGAGTGCTGTGGCTGTTATGCTTGGTTCGGAGGGTCCCTTggtagaggagaagaggagacggCGGAGGAAAGAAGTGTAGCGTGGGTGCGCGTGCTATAAGTGCATGTATATGGCGTAGAGGGGAGAAAGGACAGTAAGGAACGGCGTGTCGGTGAGCggatgcgtgcgtgtgtgcatccTTTGGCGGAGGGTGGCATGtacgagagagaagtgcatCGAGGGGAATTGCACATGATTGCGGAGTGCACGCAGGCCACACGAGTATGCGCATGCAGACGTTGGCGCACTCCCTACGCAGCCTCATGATTCGAAGGAGGCGGGACCTTGCTGATGTTGTAGCTGCCTTCATTCGCATGATCATTACAGAACCTCAACTCACAGACAGGCACGGGTCGACGGAAGACGTCCATGGAAGCCacaagacaaaaaaaagggtgCACTGACTGCGCTCCTCGACACCTCAGCAATATGCACTCAGGAACCCGGCGGGCGTGGGTACCGCGACGGTGGTGACTGCGGTGTCTGCGACTGCACCCCATTCTTTGGCATCATCACGTACCCCACAGCGACGGTGGAGTTGGTCGTGTTGTCCTGCACCTGCACGTACTCCTGCGGCGTGACGCACGCTGCGGGGATTGCTTGCTGCGGGACATAGGCCTGTGGCTGAAAGGGCACGGGGGTGATGACAGGCCGGCCAGCAGCCGGCGCGGGGCGCAGCGAGGCCTGCTGGGCCACCGTGGCAGGAGCGGCAGGTGCAGCGCTGGACGAAGatgcaccggcagcagtTGACGACTCCTCGTGTGAtctgagaagggggggaacCGTGCCCCAGCACAGATCGGCCTGGGTGgagccggcggcagcggcctcgTCCATGACACctggaaagaggaaggagtTGTCCTCCGCGCGCGGGGGCTCACCCCACTGGCCCTCTCCTAAGCCCCACTGCCCACCAGCAGGGATGGGGGCGTTCAGTCCAGGTATGCGCAGGTCTGGGTACGCGggaggaaggcggcgcaTCGTTTGCATGCTGTACAAccacggtggtggcgctgtcggACCGATTCCGAGTGCCTGTCGCAGTCGCTTCGACAGGACGCCCGGTGTGTGATGTGTCTTGGGCCGCCACTTACCCTCGTAGAACACATCCCCGCACCGACTCAGCTCGATGTTGTACGTcttgcgctgcagaggcgtGCCTGTCATGAAGCACGAGATGAAGGCGACCTGGTTCGGATTCGCCATCTTATCCTTTGCGGCGCGAATCCTCTCGATACCGAGGGCAGCAACCTCTGCTGGCACAATGCCTACCGCCTCTTCGCGGTCCGCCtgacgagagaggaaggttcgctgcaggtgccagtggcgcggcaccggcaccgtGTGCGGCTCCATCTTCATGCGCACAGTGAAGAGGGGGTCAGCAGCATTGCCGTCATGCTGATCGACCAGCTCCGTAGTCTCGGGGCCGTACAGCTCCGCCGCCCgcaccttcagctcctcccaCGTCATCTTGTGGTGTTTGCGACCGGCGaggacggaggaggagtgctGGCGACCCTTCCCGCCGCCCTCACTCCCATCCAAAGACGGTAGCACAACTCGATC
It encodes the following:
- a CDS encoding glycosyltransferase family 28 protein, putative (TriTrypDB/GeneDB-style sysID: LpmP.30.0550), yielding MWLLIVLLGCAFLASLWHGVVHYVPLALRSPHRGPMKVGVVLGSGGHTSEMLRAIAELPASYWLNTRPFYVVSTTDPHSRSLASQLEQQGFERGAIVHAIPRAREVGQSYLTSVVTTLKATLACFRLVCTERPDVLLTNGPGVCVPVIAAAVGVASCVPWWYGRPAIVYMESFTCVSHPSLTGRLLAPWLADIFTVHWRALERVVARRRRRGTLVYVGSEEVRATGDAGHRLRSLPAEQEAYALVTVGSTKFPSLVKAMVQPRVCAALHQHFGIKRLYVQHGTTEAVAPAEATLLSEPPTVAGADASHPTRRWDCGGLLVEAFRYRPNLDAVIRGATLVITHAGAGTILEGLQAQRPLVVVPNRQLMSDHQLELAEVLAAGGFLFCVHVAELTERLPLLDLTALRPHSGMDAAQLREALRLVLTGHSGSGERARSE
- a CDS encoding nuclear cap binding protein, putative (TriTrypDB/GeneDB-style sysID: LpmP.30.0560), yielding MSSDLVDKVPRMQYVDRHELLRSLLTAEEFQERRQEQLNYSTTVYVGNLSFYTTEEQLYSHFSPCGHIRDIVMGLNEATRCPCGFCFVVFESQAAAVLAVQGLDGSLLDDRVVSVSWDVGCDGSRRWGRGAHGGQVVDGIRQNLDEGRGGLGALRRDALGVTASTAEEELVSYEWVAAPPKRRGATTK
- a CDS encoding hypothetical protein (TriTrypDB/GeneDB-style sysID: LpmP.30.0570), whose product is MSSGYVAVTVIFFVLAFGVCLLVYRYYTKESIKRMPIACAVWHVIALYVCMLPFPLLVVDVDASLAAQNDPSQKQNWMRPIWITIFAVTYFCAWVSLPLAQMYTEVGEFTVKGRLLHSIKMNLILYAVIIAIILVALCYFVIITDSYRSVSNVMKVVISLANAWGLLILTLFMPAGLVGVPRMLWRYADAKRLLCSQLYEATDIQENLDFAAMDLAAIKAELISIDPQVSEEDRPHLAFMLELISAADREIPMYHMAALRVKAVPSADRNDVSLLHLETLNQRLKKAIKIVNRANYRWNSTVRKCGSLDQIVRGVKGTNNPLKRMWFPIRQYVYYTCCFVCSVLTIFILWSELTMPLRDWAGKPLGVIELMMKSSIHFIGSVVLLFYMAYCAYWAAFQFKVHDVYVIYPSIADNASLCFNETFLVRLLMPLCFNFLLISGLSSTANETRVDVAYGHVYRSNMDIGLLFGSYVNKLLPLMIPFLAATVFFQLTQQMLSIVGIEVHNPNDVENPAVRQRIIDGRKLVEAELGYQLTSPFLPGEGVDEVKSPSVPPRAARPDRDGAAESDAKRGQRYREYLQKKRGGTAGGADGGSEMMNFGSAGSAREEEP
- a CDS encoding hypothetical protein (TriTrypDB/GeneDB-style sysID: LpmP.30.0580), giving the protein MPSNKDIYTFQYGELKKGQIYALAMARVTDNFVHSSFHDSPNYERLLLSIFEHISKDPSMDDKMLQALENALMARQNAVLKEARESDKDRKKFIFEKRPTGGDPNEGSDSDPEEVTEELGARKAAQEAEEKRKEQEWTKAQERYAALQQQKLDNEERLRAQARQVDIDAFERQLKSRGAVLVDSGLPVKKRAGKGGAKAGQLSAEEVAKMKEEVVLVMKEKERLDTVLHTSDEELPAALEEAKKSLAEYQKKAAAAIGELAAPTKEMSKGEVTQLHQKLTKQTMDKNRRALQLKAMEPNPLRDELVSVLEQRDVLAVKVESAEHA
- a CDS encoding spliceosome-associated protein, putative (TriTrypDB/GeneDB-style sysID: LpmP.30.0590), with amino-acid sequence MAKSKKEKKATRREREEQLKKISQKIQDRILLAEAAAAESDTEEIAYTLPPTPAELRAEQEEQQRQQAASVAEAEKRAAAAAARAEKDEEDRVVLPSLDGSEGGGKGRQHSSSVLAGRKHHKMTWEELKVRAAELYGPETTELVDQHDGNAADPLFTVRMKMEPHTVPVPRHWHLQRTFLSRQADREEAVGIVPAEVAALGIERIRAAKDKMANPNQVAFISCFMTGTPLQRKTYNIELSRCGDVFYEGKWRPKTHHTPGVLSKRLRQALGIGPTAPPPWLYSMQTMRRLPPAYPDLRIPGLNAPIPAGGQWGLGEGQWGEPPRAEDNSFLFPGVMDEAAAAGSTQADLCWGTVPPLLRSHEESSTAAGASSSSAAPAAPATVAQQASLRPAPAAGRPVITPVPFQPQAYVPQQAIPAACVTPQEYVQVQDNTTNSTVAVGYVMMPKNGVQSQTPQSPPSRYPRPPGS